A stretch of Lactuca sativa cultivar Salinas chromosome 6, Lsat_Salinas_v11, whole genome shotgun sequence DNA encodes these proteins:
- the LOC111887431 gene encoding LOB domain-containing protein 20, with amino-acid sequence MAEPNAGGSSSDSRQKATRKRTGRPFKSAPPHQTPAATPCGACKFLRRKCIPGCIFAPHFTTDQGAALFAAVHKVFGASNVSKLLMHLPVHRRPHAVATISYEAQARLFDPVYGCISTVIGLQLQVAALQTELAMVQNQLINNRVSVATAIQGSLQQPTPVHHLVGYTNGSSASNNNVLNMNNFDPFVFADEML; translated from the coding sequence ATGGCAGAGCCTAACGCTGGCGGCAGTTCATCGGACAGCCGCCAGAAAGCCACCAGAAAGCGGACCGGAAGACCATTCAAATCAGCACCACCACACCAAACTCCCGCCGCCACTCCTTGTGGAGCCTGCAAGTTCTTGAGAAGAAAGTGCATCCCAGGGTGCATCTTTGCACCCCACTTCACCACAGACCAGGGTGCCGCCTTGTTTGCCGCCGTGCACAAGGTGTTTGGAGCCAGCAACGTGTCAAAGCTCCTGATGCACCTCCCGGTGCACCGGCGACCTCACGCGGTTGCAACCATCTCATATGAAGCTCAAGCCAGGTTGTTTGACCCTGTTTATGGTTGTATTTCAACGGTTATTGGTTTGCAATTACAAGTAGCCGCTTTGCAGACCGAGTTAGCCATGGTTCAGAACCAGCTCATAAACAATAGAGTTTCGGTTGCAACTGCGATCCAAGGCTCACTTCAACAGCCAACCCCGGTGCACCACCTTGTGGGGTATACAAATGGTTCATCTGCTTCGAATAATAACGTGCTTAACATGAACAACTTTGATCCTTTTGTGTTTGCCGATGAAATGCTTTAG
- the LOC111887430 gene encoding probable zinc metalloprotease EGY1, chloroplastic, with product MSTLTSCSFTSTLNLGFRLRPNRIDLAERYRLYNRRNDGTIKNSYILSSRELLSKKRRRIIGLDSDNKRFIGGFECSASGRDNNNGNSGNGGDDDDMSKDSNLATISPEETTVGGEADSDKKPVPPPPTSISSRPPTISPISSSYTNFQVDSFKLMELLGPEKVDPSDVKLIKDTLFGYSTFWVTKEEPFGDLGEGILFLGNLRGNREEVFTKLQTQLSEIMGDKYNLFMVEEPNSEDPDPRGGPRVSFGMLRKEVSEPGPTTLWQYVIALLLFVLTIGSSVELGIASQINRLPPEVVKYFTDPDAIEPPDMQLLYPFVEAALPLAYGVLGVQLFHEVGHFLAAFPKKVKLSIPFFIPNITLGSFGAITQFKSILPDKKTKVDISLAGPFAGAALSLSMFGVGLLLSLKPDAAADMVQVPSMLFQGSLLLGLISRATLGYAAMHGATVSIHPLVIAGWCGLTTSALNLLPVGCLDGGRMVQGAFGKEALVGFGLTTYSLLGFGVLGGPLSLPWGLYVLICQRSPEKPCLNDVTEVGTWRRTVVTVAIFLVVLILLPVWDELAEELGIGLVTTF from the exons ATGAGTACACTCACGAGCTGTAGTTTTACGAGCACACTGAATTTAGGGTTCCGTTTAAGACCTAATCGTATCGATTTAGCGGAGCGATATCGACTTTACAACAGGAGGAATGATGGGaccatcaagaacagctatattTTGTCTAGTAGAGAGCTATTATCGAAAAAGAGGCGGCGAATTATAGGTTTAGATAGTGATAACAAGAGGTTTATTGGAGGATTTGAGTGCTCAGCTAGTGGTCGTGATAATAATAATGGCAACAGTGGCAATGGAGGAGATGACGACGATATGTCTAAGGATTCAAATTTGGCAACGATTTCGCCGGAGGAGACTACTGTCGGTGGTGAGGCTGATTCCGATAAGAAGCCCGTGCCTCCTCCGCCTACATCTATTTCGTCCAGG CCACCAACAATTTCTCCAATTTCATCATCATATACCAACTTTCAAGTCGACTCTTTTAAGCTGATGGAACTTCTTGGACCCGAAAAAGTCGATCCTTCTGATGTAAAGCTCATAAAGGACACACTTTTTGGGTATTCAACCTTTTGGGTAACAAAAGAGGAGCCATTTGGAGACTTAGGTGAAGGTATTCTCTTTCTTGGAAATCTTAGGGGCAATAGAGAAGAAGTTTTCACCAAACTCCAAACTCAATTATCCGAAATCATGGGAGATAAATACAACCTATTCATGGTAGAAGAACCCAACTCAGAAGACCCCGACCCACGCGGTGGGCCCCGCGTTAGCTTTGGTATGCTAAGAAAAGAAGTCTCGGAACCCGGGCCCACAACCCTTTGGCAATATGTTATTGCTCTCTTGCTGTTTGTTCTCACCATTGGTTCTTCTGTTGAGCTAGGAATCGCCTCTCAG ATAAATCGACTTCCTCCTGAAGTGGTTAAGTACTTTACAGATCCAGATGCCATTGAGCCACCAGATATGCAACTTCTTTACCCTTTTGTGGAAGCCGCTTTGCCACTTGCATATGGTGTTTTGGGTGTTCAGTTATTTCAT GAAGTTGGACATTTTCTTGCAGCATTCCCAAAGAAAGTGAAATTAAGCATTCCATTTTTCATTCCAAATATCACCCTTGGAAGCTTTGGAGCAATCACTCAG tttaaatcGATACTCCCTGATAAAAAGACGAAAGTGGACATATCTTTAGCGGGCCCATTTGCAGGTGCTGCATTATCACTTTCAATGTTTGGTGTTGGGCTTTTGCTTTCATTAAAACCAGATGCTGCAGCTGATATGGTTCAAGTTCCTAGCATGCTTTTTCAAGGCTCTTTGCTTCTTGGGCTTATAAGTAGAGCCACATTAGGTTATGC TGCGATGCATGGGGCCACAGTGTCAATCCATCCACTTGTAATTGCTGGCTG GTGTGGTTTGACTACTTCCGCTTTGAATTTGCTTCCAGTTGGATGCCTTGATGGCGGAAGAATGGTTCAG GGTGCTTTTGGGAAAGAAGCACTTGTTGGATTCGGTTTAACAACTTACTCATTACTCGGGTTTGGAGtg CTTGGTGGACCCTTATCGCTTCCATGGGGATTATATGTACTAATTTGCCAG aGGTCGCCGGAAAAACCTTGCCTGAATGATGTAACGGAGGTGGGGACATGGAGGAGAACGGTGGTGACAGTGGCCATATTTCTAGTTGTTTTGATACTTCTGCCCGTATGGGATGAGTTAGCAGAAGAGTTGGGCATTGGTCTTGTAACCACTTTTTGa